The Ensifer adhaerens genome contains a region encoding:
- a CDS encoding Gfo/Idh/MocA family protein: MTQLPKQTLRVGFVGSGFIAHFHLKSMIGVRNVEVTGVFSRKPENRDRFAKEVEALGLGACRTHESLEALLTADDVDAIWILSPNYTRLDVMRSLHKAIKDGRSKVFAVACEKPLARTVAEAREMLSLAQDAGLNHGYLENQVFCTPVLRGKEIIWRRAASTTGRPYLARAAEEHAGPHEPWFWQGDKQGGGVLSDMMCHSVEVARYLLTAPGAPRNSLKIKAVNGTVANLKWTRPNYAEQLRKRFGSEVDYRNRPSEDFARATVTLEDEDGNELMIEATTSWAYVGAGLRIQLELLGPEYALEYNSLSTGLKIFMSREVKGSEGEDLVEKQNAEQGLMPVLEDEAGVYGYTDENRHMVECFRKGEKPLETFEDGLAVVEMLMGLYRSAEINATLQFPAPELEHYVPLVARRSA; the protein is encoded by the coding sequence ATGACACAGCTACCGAAACAGACGCTGCGCGTGGGTTTCGTCGGATCGGGTTTCATCGCCCATTTCCACCTGAAATCGATGATCGGCGTGCGCAATGTCGAGGTCACCGGCGTCTTCAGCCGCAAGCCGGAAAACCGGGACAGGTTCGCAAAGGAGGTAGAAGCACTCGGTCTCGGCGCCTGCCGCACGCACGAGAGCCTGGAGGCACTGCTGACCGCCGACGATGTCGATGCGATCTGGATCCTTTCGCCAAACTACACTCGGCTTGATGTCATGCGTTCGCTGCACAAGGCAATCAAGGACGGTCGCAGCAAGGTCTTTGCGGTGGCCTGCGAAAAGCCGCTTGCCCGCACCGTCGCCGAGGCGCGGGAAATGCTGTCGCTTGCCCAGGATGCGGGCCTCAACCACGGCTATCTCGAAAACCAGGTGTTCTGCACGCCGGTGCTGCGCGGCAAGGAGATCATCTGGCGCCGTGCCGCCTCCACCACCGGAAGGCCCTATCTCGCGCGTGCGGCCGAGGAACATGCCGGTCCGCACGAGCCCTGGTTCTGGCAGGGCGACAAGCAGGGCGGCGGCGTGCTCTCGGACATGATGTGCCACAGTGTCGAGGTGGCGCGCTACTTGCTCACGGCGCCCGGCGCGCCGCGCAACTCACTGAAGATCAAGGCGGTGAACGGCACGGTCGCCAACCTCAAATGGACGCGGCCGAACTATGCCGAACAGCTGCGGAAGCGCTTCGGCAGCGAGGTGGACTACCGCAACCGACCGTCGGAGGATTTCGCCCGCGCCACTGTGACGCTGGAAGATGAGGACGGCAACGAGCTGATGATCGAAGCGACGACCTCCTGGGCCTATGTCGGCGCCGGCTTACGCATCCAGCTCGAATTGCTCGGGCCTGAATATGCGCTCGAGTACAATTCACTCTCGACGGGCCTGAAGATCTTCATGTCGCGCGAGGTGAAGGGGTCGGAAGGCGAGGATCTTGTCGAGAAGCAGAACGCCGAGCAGGGGCTGATGCCGGTGCTGGAGGACGAGGCGGGCGTTTACGGCTATACCGACGAAAACCGTCACATGGTCGAGTGTTTCCGCAAGGGTGAAAAGCCGCTCGAAACCTTTGAGGACGGGCTTGCCGTCGTCGAGATGCTGATGGGCCTCTACCGTTCGGCGGAAATCAACGCGACGCTTCAGTTCCCGGCACCGGAACTCGAGCACTACGTGCCTCTTGTCGCGCGCCGGAGCGCGTGA
- a CDS encoding LacI family DNA-binding transcriptional regulator: protein MSERPKIKDIAEKAGVSVATVSRALSGSSLVTDETRKRIHELARELNYRPNVSARNLRTRRSMSVLLVVRDVGNPFYLEILKGVEATAREAGYAVLMGNTENDPDREVEYFNMLRDGHADGMILMTGKLPPPQPGESADLSHLPVVVALEMIETAAFPHVQIDNVAAASAAVEHLISLGHRRIAHIAGPLPEVMAMHRRDGYRAAMAVAGLSIPSGYEVRGDYLLESGEACAADLFALPEPPTAIFVANDEMAYGAIHALRRLGHDVPGDVSVVGFDDLYLSKAFYPPLTTVSQPRTEIGRTAMSLLLNIISGDDVVAGPPAVVLPTTLNIRGSTAPPRK from the coding sequence ATGAGCGAGCGGCCGAAGATCAAGGACATCGCGGAAAAGGCCGGCGTCTCGGTCGCGACCGTTTCACGCGCGCTCAGCGGTTCCTCGCTGGTGACCGACGAGACGCGAAAGCGCATCCACGAGCTTGCCCGCGAGCTCAATTACCGGCCGAATGTCAGTGCCCGAAACTTGAGGACCCGTCGGTCGATGTCGGTACTGCTCGTCGTGCGCGACGTCGGCAACCCCTTCTATCTCGAGATCCTCAAGGGCGTGGAGGCGACCGCCCGCGAGGCGGGTTACGCGGTCCTGATGGGCAATACCGAGAACGACCCGGACCGCGAGGTTGAATATTTCAACATGCTGCGCGACGGCCATGCCGACGGCATGATCCTGATGACCGGCAAGCTTCCGCCGCCGCAGCCGGGCGAAAGTGCCGATCTTTCGCATCTGCCCGTCGTCGTCGCGCTGGAAATGATCGAGACGGCAGCCTTTCCGCATGTGCAGATCGACAATGTCGCGGCGGCGAGCGCGGCGGTCGAGCACCTGATATCGCTCGGCCATCGCCGCATCGCCCACATCGCAGGGCCCTTGCCGGAGGTGATGGCGATGCATCGTCGCGACGGTTACCGCGCCGCTATGGCGGTCGCAGGCCTGTCGATCCCTAGCGGTTACGAGGTGCGCGGCGATTACCTGCTCGAGAGCGGCGAGGCCTGTGCCGCAGACCTCTTTGCCCTGCCGGAGCCGCCGACAGCGATCTTTGTCGCCAATGACGAGATGGCCTATGGCGCGATCCATGCGCTGCGGCGGCTCGGCCACGACGTGCCCGGCGACGTCTCCGTCGTCGGCTTCGACGACCTTTACCTCAGCAAGGCCTTCTATCCGCCGCTGACGACGGTCAGCCAGCCACGCACCGAGATCGGCCGTACGGCCATGTCCCTGCTTCTGAACATTATCTCCGGCGACGATGTCGTTGCCGGGCCGCCGGCGGTTGTCTTGCCGACCACTCTTAACATTCGCGGCAGCACTGCGCCGCCACGGAAATAG
- a CDS encoding universal stress protein: MTYKTILAVVGVDHSEEHLRAAAQVCASANAHLSLLIVKLAAAPPIGDFAAAISIDWLNERQRDVDKLESCVERAGDILTREGISFSIETKYTEVAWADDEIGERARYADLTLVGDGLMLDPELRSRTIDGTLFSSARPVLIMPEGKTARLDPKTVVLAWNSRLEAARAVREALDMLIGAEIVYVTMVDPRSAYGKNGEEPGADIAGYLARHGVSVTVERLPSGGHRVDDVINQFASDVAADMIVMGAYGHSRMRERVFGGVTRSMLENAVIPVLMAH, from the coding sequence ATGACATACAAGACCATTCTCGCCGTCGTCGGCGTCGATCATTCCGAAGAGCATCTGCGTGCGGCAGCACAAGTCTGCGCATCGGCAAACGCCCACCTCTCCCTGTTGATCGTCAAGCTCGCCGCCGCACCGCCGATCGGCGATTTTGCCGCCGCCATCTCCATCGATTGGTTGAACGAGCGGCAGCGCGATGTCGACAAGCTCGAGTCCTGTGTGGAACGAGCAGGAGACATCCTCACCAGGGAAGGCATCTCGTTCAGCATTGAGACGAAATACACCGAGGTTGCCTGGGCCGATGACGAGATCGGTGAACGCGCCCGCTATGCGGACCTGACGCTGGTCGGCGATGGACTGATGCTGGACCCGGAGCTGCGTTCACGCACCATAGACGGGACGCTGTTCAGTTCCGCGCGGCCGGTCCTTATCATGCCAGAGGGCAAGACGGCACGGCTTGATCCGAAGACCGTGGTGCTTGCCTGGAACTCCAGGCTGGAAGCCGCGCGAGCGGTGCGGGAAGCGCTTGATATGTTGATTGGAGCAGAGATCGTCTACGTGACGATGGTCGATCCGCGTTCCGCCTATGGCAAGAACGGCGAGGAACCGGGCGCCGATATCGCCGGCTATCTTGCGCGACATGGCGTTTCAGTCACCGTGGAGCGACTGCCGAGCGGCGGACATCGGGTCGACGACGTGATCAATCAGTTCGCGTCGGATGTGGCGGCCGATATGATCGTCATGGGTGCCTATGGCCACTCCAGGATGCGTGAACGCGTCTTTGGCGGCGTCACCCGCTCGATGCTCGAAAACGCCGTGATCCCCGTTCTGATGGCGCATTGA